The segment GATCGCCGCGATGCCGGACCAGGTGGCCAACATCAAGGTCAAAGTCGGGATCACGAAGCTGATGGACGCCCTCTTCGCGGTCGAAGAGACGCTCTTCAGCGAGCGCAACGGGATTCCCGTCGAGCCGGAGGCCGAGACCTTCGACGGCGGGCTGTTTACCGCCGCGTAACCACTTTTCGTCGCAGCGACCCCGGCGTGGCAGTACCATAGCGCCGTGCCAACTGCCTTTGATCTCATGCTGCGCCTGCTGGTGGCGCTGGTCCTGGGCGCCATCGTCGGCCTGGAGCGCGAGCGGCAGGAGCGGGCGGCGGGGCTCCGGACGGTGACGATGGTGTCGATGGGATCGGCCCTGTTCACGATCGTCGGCGCCTATGGTTTCAGCCAGACGGACCCATCACGGGTGGCCGCGCAGATCGTCACCGGCATCGGCTTCCTCGGCGCCGGGACGATCTTCCTTCGCAAGGACCTGGTCCGTGGGCTGACGACCGCCGCCACGATCTGGGCGGTAGCCGCGATCGGCATGGCCGCCGGAACGGCGCAGTACCTCATCGCGTTTTTCACGACGCTCCTGATCCTGGCCGTCCTGATGGTGTTGAAGCCGATCGAACGACGCTTCTTCAAGCGGCCAAGCGAGGCGCAGGTCACCCTGATCGTTCCACGGGGCGAGGGTGAGATCGAGAAGGTGCGGGCGGCGCTGGCGGTGATCGGCTCGTTTCCGATGTCGATCCGGATTCACGAGCTCAACGAAACCGACGACCGGCTCGAGATCGATGTGGGCCTGCCCCACAATCGAACGACTGCCGAGCTGTTGCGCCAACTTCGGACGGTAGAAGGGGCGCGCCAGATCTTCATCTCACGCGAGCTCATCGAGGACCGCGTCCGCGCCGGGAATTGATACAATGGCTGCCTAAGTAATGGGAGGTGGTGCCCATGGCATTAATTGACTTAAGTGAGAGCGGCGGGTAACACCGCCGCTCTTTCTTTTTCCCCCTCCCTAGCGGCCGAAGACCGGCTTCCGTTTCTCGAGGAACGCGCGGATCGCCTCGCTCGCGTCTGGTGTCTTTGCGGCCAGGGCCTGCAGCTGCGACTCGAGCTCCAGTGTCTGTTCCAGGTCGAGCTGGATCGCCCGTTCCATGCCTCGCTTGATCAACGCGTACGTCTGGCGCGGACCCGCCGCGAGTTTGCTGGCTCGCTCCATCGCGGCGGCCATCAGCTGGTCGGGTGGCACGACGGCCGCCACGAGTCCCAGACGGTGGGCGTCGTCGGCGCTCAAGGGATCACCGGTGATCGCCAGCTCGGTGGCCTTGCTCAAGCCGAGCATCCGCGTCAGGAAGAAGAGGCTGCCGGCGTCAGGCACGAGGCCGACCCGGACGAACACCACGATCAACTGCGTGCCGGTGGCGGCCAGCCGCAGGTCGCAGGCGAGCGCCAGGCTCAAGCCGGCGCCGGCGGCGGTCCCGTTTAGCGCGGCGATCACCGGTTTCGGACAGGCGCGGATAGCGCGGATCATCGGCGTGTAATTCGTTCGGAGGTCGGCGCCGAGATCGCTGTCGCCGGCCTCGTATCGCGCGCTTACGTCCTTGAGGTCGGCGCCCGCGCAAAAGGCCCGCCCGGCTCCCGTGAGGATGATGGCCCCCACCTCAGCGTTACGCCCCGCGGCATCGATGGCCGTGCGCAGCGCCTGTGTCGTCTCACGGTTGAGCGCGTTTAGCGCCTCCGGCCGGTTGATGGTCAGCGTCAGGACGGCGCCGTCACGCGAGCTGAGAAGAACGTCGCTCATCGCCCGGTGAACTGCCCCGGGCGCTTTTCGAGAAAGGCCTTCATCCCCTCGCGTTTGTCCTCCGACGCAAACAAGAGATAGAAGAGCTTGCGTTCGAACTCCAGGCCCGGCGCAAGGCCGACCTCCATCGCGTGATTGACGGCCTCCTTCCCGAGGCGAACCGCCAGCGGCGGACGGGTAGCGATCATCTGTGCGAGGCGCTTGGCTTCTGCGAGCTGTGCGCCGGCCAGCACGACGCGATTGACCAGGCCCATCCGCTCCGCGTCGACGGCGCGGACCGGCTCGCCGGTGAGCACCGCCTCCATAGCGCGGACCTTCCCCGCGGTTCGGGCCCACCGTTGCGTACCCCCGGCTCCGGGAATGATCCCGATCTTCACCTCGGGCTGGCCGAACTGGGCCGTCTCTGAGGCCACCACCAGGTCGCACATCAGCGCCAGCTCGCAGCCACCGCCAAGCGCGTAGCCACCGACCGCGGCGATCACCGGTTTATGGATCGCCCGAAAGCGTGCCCAGCGCGCGAAGTTGTCATCGCGCAGGACGTCGATCGCGCTTGCCTCGGCCATCTGTCCGATGTCGGCACCGGCCGCGAAGGCGCGGTCATCGCCCGTGAGCACCATGCAGCGGATCGCGTCGTCGCGGTCGAAGCTCTCCAGCGCGTCGACCAGCTCGGCAATCGTCTGATGGTTGAGCGCGTTGCGGACCTGGGGCCGGTGGATCGTGACGACGCCGACCGCGCCATCCACCTCGGTGAGGACGAATTCGTACGACATCACTCCCTCCTTGCCGGCCAAGTCTAGCCGGGGATGACCCGGGCACCGCGCCAGTCGAGGGCCGGATTGGCGTTATAGCCTCGTGAACCGACTCGCTCTGGTATTCGCGCCAGTTGTTGCCATCCTGCTTGTTCCCCTGACGGTGGCGGCGGACGATCAGCCCTTCAAGACGGTCGTCGACAGCATCGTGCCAAAGACGGCGGGCCTCACGATCCAGGGGACAACCGGCGGCTGCGACCTGCTGCTCCAGAACCAGACTGGCCAGGACGTGATCCTGTTGGACATGAGCAAGCCACCGAAGCCATTCCGCTTTGCGGCCCAGCCCAAGGCCGCAACCCCCCGGCCCCCGATCCCGGTTCATCTGCCGGCCGCAGGCGTATGGCCGTGCGCCAGCCTTCCCGGGGTCAATGAGGACCAGCAATGGAACCATGCCGAGGCCACGGTCGGCACCTGGAGTGTCACTGGCACCGTCGGAGCGCTCAGCTTCAAACTGACGGCACGGACGGTCTACGATCCGGCGCTCGACCCACCATCCGACTGGACGTTGTACCTGCGTTACGGGGTGGGGGCTGCGGTCGCCGGCAGCATTCTCATCGGCGTCCCATACCTGTTCGTACGGCGGCGCGAGATCCTCGGCAACAGCAAAAAAGCCTCCTGACGAAAGTCGCGAAACTTGGCTCTGGACGGAGCTGCACGCTGCCCATATAATCCGGGCAGTCTTTCATAGGAGGGAAGCCGCCGAACTCAGAAAGCGTCAACGTGGACGTTGCTTTTCTGATAGCGGCTGTGTAGAGTCGGTTCCAATGATTGGGGAAGCGCGAGCATCGGTCACCCGCCGGGTCAAGGCCATTGGGGGCAAAGACGTCTCGACCGGGAAGAAGGCCTTCATCCTCATCGGGTTTTGCACCGCCCAGCTCCTCGACGTGACGACCACCCACATCGGCCTCTCGCAGGGGCGCCAGGAGCTCAACGGTGTTGCCGCCTGGATCATCCAGAACAATGGGGAGGTGGCGGTCTACGCCCTGAAGCTGTCGCTGGTGGCGGGGCTGGTGGCGTTCCTTCTGATGTTTGGGCGCCGCCGGGCCGGAATCTGGAACGCCTACCTGGTCGCCGCCTGGATCACCACGTTTGCGGTGGTCAACAATCTCTACCGAATTCTGTCCTAACCGGGCGGGTGCGCCGGCGCGGCAAAAAGCTAGATTGTGCACGTGGTCTTCGCGGCAACGACGTTTGGCCAGTTCCTGACACCCGTCTTTTTCTATGTCGTGATCGCGGCCTACATGGCCTTCGTGCTCGCATCGGCCTGGCAGTTCTCGCGCCGGCCGGAGCCGGGCCGCATCATGCGCGCCATCAACCTGACGCTGGTGCCGCTCGGGGTGCTCGTCGCACTGGTGGGGGTGCTGGCCGCCAGCTTCAACGCTTTTGCGCAGCAAGAGGGGACGCCAACCACCAACTGGGCGATCGTCATGGTGGCGCTCGGCCTGGGTGCGGCGTCGCTGCTGCTGGCTGTCGAAGGTTTCGTGCTGCGGGGCCGAGTCCGCTCATCGAACGAGGAGCGGCGTGCCATCGGCCTGCGAAGCCTCAGCCTGATCGCCACCACGGTTCCGCTGGTGGTCCTGGGTACGCTCTTCATCGCGATCGCGCTGCGCCTTCCTGTTTGACCGCGCAGTCGGCACGGTGCGATATACTTGACCGGGTAGATCAACTTTTAAGGGTCAACTGCCGTGCGAATGCGCTTTTCGATGAAAACCGAGTACGGCGTCCGAGCTGTCCTGGAGCTGGCGAGCCATGCCGGCCGGGGAGCGCTCCAGAGTAGCGAGATCGCCCGGCGGCAGGGAATCCCGGGTCCGTTCCTCGACCAGGTGCTGATGATCCTCCGGCGCGCCGGCTTCGTCACCTCCACGCGCGGGCCGCACGGCGGACACGAACTGGCCAGACCGCCGGAGGAGATTCGCCTCGACCATGTGATCGACTGCCTGGAGGGGAACGGCTCGAAGAGCCGCCAGCCCGACGGCGCGCCGACCGGCGACAGCCGGGTGCTGGGGCACGTGACCGAACAAGCCGAGCACGCGGCGCGCGAGGTCTTCGCTGCGCATACGCTGGCCGACTGCCTTCGCCTCCGCCGGCTCGAACCGCGGGTCTTCCATGGCATCTTCCACGCGGTGCCGGCCAAGCCAAAGGACGCGTGATGGCCGAGCGCTCCCTCACGCCCGAGCAGCGGCTGCGCTACGCCCGCCATCTCGCGCTGGCGGAGGTCGGCCCAGAGGGCCAGCAGCGTTTGCTGCGCTCGCGCGTGCTGATCGTCGGCGTGGGCGCGCTGGGATCGCCCGTCGCGCTCTACCTGGCGGCGTCGGGTGTCGGCACGATCGGACTGGCCGACCATGACCATGTGCGGCTCTCCAACCTTCAGCGACAGATCATCCACTCGATGGAGGGCTTGAACCGATCGAAGGTCGCCGGCGCGGCACGGGCGGTGAGCGCGTTGAATCCGGACGTCAAGGTCGAGACCGTCGAGGAGACCGTCGACGAACACAATGCGATGGAGCTGCTGGGACGGTACGACGTCATCGTCGACGGCACCGACTCCTTTCGGGCCCGCTACCTGCTCAGCGACGCGGCCTACCTGCTTCGCAAATCGTTGGTGCATGGCAGCATCTTTCGCATCGAAGGCCAGGTGACGGTGTTCGTTCCGGGCCACGGCTGCTACCGCTGCCTCTATCCGGAGCCACCGCCGGCCGGAGCCATCGAAGAATCCGAAGACGTCGGCGTCTTCGCGGCGCTCCCTGGGCTCATCGGCACCATCCAGGCCGCCGAGACCATCAAGCTGATCACCGGCGTCGGTGACGGGCTGGTCAATCGCGTGCTGCTGCACGACACCATGGCCATGACCTTCCGCGAAGTTCGCTACCGTCGCAACCGCGCCTGCCCGGTCTGTGGCGATCGGCCCACGGTGCAGAGCCTTGTCGATTACGACGCGTTCGTCGGCGTAGAGGCGCGTTCATGACCGACGCCCGCCATCACCGGCAACGGATCATGACCGAGGTGGGCGACGCCGGGCAGCGGCGGCTCGCGCGCGCCGCCGTGGCGATCGTGGGTATGGGCGGCCTCGGCGCACCGGTCGCGCTCTACCTCGCCGCGGCTGGGGTGGGCCGTCTGGGGCTGGTCGACGACCAGGAGGTCGAACTGTCGAATCTGAACCGCCAGATCATCTTCGAGGAGTGCGACGTTGGCCGGCCAAAGGTCGAGGCGGCTGCCGACCGGTTGCTCCTGCTCGACGCCGGGCTCCGCGTCGATGCCCGCCGCGAGAACGTCCGATCGTCCAACGTGGCCGAGTTGTTTGCGGAGTACGACCTGGTGATCGACGGCACCGATGCGTTCGAGACGAAGTTCCTCCTCAACGACGCGGCGGTCCTTAAGCGCAAACCGCTGGTTCACGGGGCGGTGCTGCGCTGGGGCGGTCAGGTCACGACGATCCTGCCGGACGCTCCATGCCTGAGGTGCCTGTTTTTTGAGCCGCCCGAGCCGGGCGACGTGCAGACCTGCGAAGAAGCCGGCATCCTCGGGGCGGCGACGGGCGTCGTCGGCAGTGTGCAGGCCGAAGAAGCCCTGAAGGTCGTGCTCGGCGTGGGAAGTCCGTTGAGCGGCCGGATCTTCCAGCACGACGGGCTTCTTGGTGAGACGCGAACGACCGCCTTTCCACGCGATCCCGATTGCCCGGTCTGCTCATCGCGGGCGCGCATCCGAGACCTCGCCCGCTACGAGGAGCAGGTCTCACCGCGCGGTCACGTCCTCGTCTGATGTCCGCGTCGGCTGAGGTCGGTGTGTTCGGCGGCTCCGGTTTCTATGAATGGTTCGCCGGTGCTGAACAGGTCGTGCTCGACACGCCGTACGGCCCGCCGAGTGCGCCGATCGCGGTTGCGGAGGTCGGTGGTCGTCGCGTCGCCTTCCTGCCACGCCATGGCAAAAAGCACACCATCCCGGCACCGTTCGTCAACTACCGCGCGAATGTGTGGGCGATGCATGAGCTCGGCGTGCGCCGCATCATCGGGCCGTCAGCCGTCGGCAGCTTGCAACCGGAGCTTCATCCGGGCGACCTGGTGATCTGCGACCAGTTCATCGACCGCACGACCGGCCGGTCGGACACCTACTATCTCGGGCCGGCGGTCGTCCACATCAGCGCCGCCGATCCCTACTGCCCGGAGCTGCGTGCGCTCGCGGGGCGCGTCGCGCGCGAGCAGTCGCTGCGCTTTCGTCCGGCCGGAACCGTCGTCGTGGTGCAGGGCCCGCGCTTCTCCACGCGCGCCGAGAGCCGCTGGTACTCGCGCATGGGTTGGGACATCGTCGGCATGACGCAGTACCCGGAGGTCATCCTGGCGCGCGAACTGGAGATTTGTTACCTCAATCTCTCGCTCGTCACGGACTACGACGCCGGCGTCGAGGGAGCGCCCGAGGTGGCGGCGGTGCAGGCGCATGATGTGATGCGGGTTCTCGCTGCGAACATCGCCAGGGTCCGCGACCTGCTCGCCACGCTGATCCCGATGATCCCGACCACCCCGAGTTGCGGCTGTCAACGGTCGCTGGAAGCGGCACGGATGTGACCCCGAAAAAAGAAGAAAGGCCGAGATTGGGGTCTCGGCCTTCAAGGAAGGGGAAGCGGGGATCACGATAAATGTGGGGGTGTTAAGGAGCAGTGAAGAGGCGGTAACGGCGCTGTCACAGGGCAGGATCGGACCCCGATCGATCGTCAGCTATAGTCCCCAGCAATGAAGGTGCTGATCACCGGCGGGGCCGGCTTCATTGGTCAGCGCACCGGGGAGCTTCTGCTGAAGCAGGGGCATCAGGTCACGGTCCTCGACAATCTCTCGCCGCCGGCGCACGACGGCCCACCGGCGCTCCCGGCGGGGATGGAGCTGGTCGAAGGGGACATCCGCAAGCGCGAGGATTGGGTCAAGGCGCTCAAGGAGAACGAGGTCGTGTTGCACCTCGCGGATCACCATGACTACCTGCCGTCCTTCAGCAAGCTCTTCCACGTCAATGCGGTCGGCACGGCGATTCTCTTCGAGCTGCTGCTCGAGGGAAAGACCTCGGTGCGCCGGGTGGTGCTCGGCTCCTCGATGGCCGTCTACGGTGAGGGGAAATATCGCTGCGGCAAAGACGGCGACGTCTATCCGCAGCCGCGCCGGCTGGACGCGCTCGAGCGGGGCATCTGGGATCCACCATGTCCGATTTGCGGCGGCGCGATCACGCCCATGGTCACCGATGAGTCGGTCGCGCGACCGACCAGCGCCTACGGCTTGAGCAAGCTGGCGCAGGAGGAGATGGTCCGGCTCCTGGGCGAGACGCATGGGATCGAGTGGATCATCCTTCGCTACGGGGCCGTCCAGGGACGGGCGCAGCCGTTTCAGAACGCCTACTACGGCGCCCTGCGGATCTTCGCGCTCCGGCTCGCCCACGACCAGCCGCCGCAGCTGCTCGAGGATGGGCATCAGCTGCGCGATTTCGTCGACGTCGACGACGTGGCGCGCGCCAATCTCGCCGCGCTCGCCGGGCTGCCGCCCGGCGCCTACAACGTCGCCAGCGGTCGGGCGCACACGGTGATGGACCTGGCGCGGATCCTCCTGCGGGTGGCCGAGCGCGATGTGGCGCCGGAAACGCCGGGTCGTTATCGCGTGGGCGATGCGAGGCACTCGGTGCCCGATGTCAGCCGAATGAAAGCGGCCGGCTGGGAGGCGCAGAGCGGGCTCGAGGCGATGGCTCGCGAGTACTGGCAGTGGCTCCTTGCGCAGCCCAATCTCGATACCCACTATGAGGGTGCCGACCATCTGATGGAGCGTACCGGCACCGTTCGCGTGGCTCGATGAGCGCGAACGGAAGCCGGCGCTATCCCATCCGCTACGCGACGCAGCGGTGGAGCGACGGCAAATGGTTTTACGGGGCGCTGTTCATCATCGGGCTGGCGCTCATCGGCTACAACCTGTACCGCAAGCTGTCGATCATTTCCCTCATCCCGGTGACCGTCCTCTGCGGCGGCATCCTCCTGGCGTTCTGGATGATGCAAAAGATTTCCTACGTAGAGATCACCGATGACGGGCTGCGGGTTCGCTACCTGCTTCGTCACCTGGAGCTGCCCTACGGCGCACTGGCGCGCGTGCGACGCCAGCCGCTCGAGGTGGCGTTTCAGCCGGCCGAACGCCGCCGCTTCGTGAACCGGTTCGTCCGGCGGCTGGGCCGCGAGCCCGCCGCCTATATCCGGCTGGATCGCCGCCAGCCCGACCTGGTCGAATCCGCCGAACGGCAGCTCGGTCCGCGCCTTGTCGCCGGGGCCGACATCGTCGTCCCAATCGCGCGTGTGGACGAGTTCGTCGCGGAAATGAAGAGCCGGGTGCGCAGTCCATCGAGTTGAGACAATCGCGTTCCGCCTGGTGGCGCCTCGACCGGCGCGACCTGTACTGGCTGATCGCGCTCACTCTGGCCGCGGGGATCCTTCGCTTCGGCAGCCCGATCTTCCTCGATGTCTTCGCCCACCCCGGATCGTCGGCGCCCATCAGCGCCTGGGGCATCGGGCACAACTACCAGAACCCGTCGCTCCCGGGGCTGGGCAAGCCGGACGCCATCGCGCCCGACTCGCCGTTCATTTTCGATGAACTCTACTTCGCCAACGACGCCCAGAAGGACTTGCTCGGTCGAGACTATTTCGACCCGGAGCCGCCGCTCGCCAAGCTGATCATCGCCCTGGGCATCAAGCTCTTCGGCTTCAACTCGTTCGGCTGGCGCTTCATGCCGGCGCTGTTCGGCACCGCGCTGATCCCGGTCATGTACCTGCTGGCCCGCCAGCTGCTGACGGTGCGGTTCTTTGCCGTCGCCGCCGGCGTACTGACCGCCTTCGACGGGATGACCTTCGTCGAGTCCCGTACCGCGGTGATCGACATCATCCCCATCACCCTGGTGGTCCTTGCCTACCTTCTGTTCCACCTCCACCTCAATGCCGACAGCGTCGCAAGGCGACGATGGATGATCGTGCTCACCGGCATTACGCTTGGGCTGGCGCTCGGCGCCAAGTGGACCACGCTGGCGGCCTACGGCACGATCATCGTGATCCTGGCCATTCGGCTCATCCTTCGTTGGACGCGCTACGACAGCGCGACCGGTGGTATCGCCTTGCTGAGCCTCGCCCTGTTGCCCGCCATCTTCTATGGCCTGAGCTTCATCCGCTACCTGACGATCACCCACGGCATCACGAATCTGCCGCAACCCGCGCTGTCCTTCGTGCCCTTTCACTTCAACCCCGGCGCGGCCTGGACCGAGCTGCGGGAATGGCACTGGCAGACCTGGCACTACCACCTCACCCTGACCGCGCCCCATATCTTCTACAGCCCCTGGTGGTCCTGGCCGCTCGATTTCCGCCCGGTCGTCTATTACTACACCGGTACCGGCCTCGGTGTCGACCAGGCGAGCGGCTCGACGCTGGTGGCGGAGATCTTCAACCTCGGCAACCCGTTGATCTGGTGGGCCGCCACCTTCGCGTTGGTCGGGATCGCGGTCGGGTTGCCGGCCCTGATCCGCGACCACCGTTCGCGCCACGGGCTGGTGTCGACGGACATGGCGCCGCGGGATGGGGCGGGACCGGTGGATCAGCGACTCTACCTCTCGATCTTCGTCCTCATCGCCTTCCTCGCCGCCTGGCTCCCATTCTCCCGAGTGCCGCGCGGGCTCTTCCTCTATCACATGCTCGGCGGCTTGCCGGCGATGTTCCTCGCGCTCGCGCTGGCGCTCACCTATCTCCGCTCGCTGCGCGGCCACCTTCCCGGCCTCGCGGTCCGCATCAACGGCGCGCTGCCGGCCTACGCCTACCTGCTGATGGTGATCGGCTTCTTCCTCTACTTCTATCCGCTGTGGACGGGACTACCCCTCACCACGGACGCCTTGAACAGCCACGTCTGGTTCGCCCTCGTCAAACCGCTACCCAACTGGTGTCTCTGCTACTGGACCTCCCCGGGCTAGCGCTGGTTGCGGGCTGCCTGGTCCTCGGTCTGGGCCTGGCTGCGGGCGGACCCCCATGGCTGATGGCGGGCGAGCGGGTGGTCATCGGCCTCGTGCTGGCGGTGGTCGCGATCACGATGCTGGGCTATGTCGCGGCGCTGGCTGTCGGGGTCACGGTCGGTCTCGTCCTGCTCCTGGCTCTGGCGGGACTTCTCGCGGGTGGCTGGTTGCTCTGGCGTCACCGGACACGATATCGTCTCCCCGCTTTTCCACGCTGGAGCGGGGCCCCATTCGGACTATCTGCCGCCATCGTGGCAGTTGCGCTCGGCATGGGCTACCTGTTCGCGCGCGTGGTGGAGGTCACGCCCGACGTCTGGTTGGCGCATTACAACGCCACCTGGTCCGACTGGGCCTTCCACGCCAGCTACGCGACGGCCTTCGTCTACGGTCACAACCTGCCGCCGCAGAATCCGATCTTCGCCGGTACACCTTTCCGCTATCCGTTTGCGCCCGACTTCGCCAGCGCGCTGCTGGTTGGCGGCGGCTGGAGCATCCCGGCATCGCTCATCTGGCCGAGCTGGGCGATGACCGTCCTCGCGCTCAGCGGGCTGATCCTCTGGGCGCGGCGGGTCACGGGTGGGATCGGCGCCGGCGTGGTGGCGGTCACGCTCACCCTCGTGGGAGGCGGCGTTGGGTTCTTGGTCTTCTTCAGCGACGCCGCGCGCCTGGGAGTGATCAATGCCCTGATACACATCGCCCGCGATTACGACCGTTCTTGCCCGGACCCGAGATGCCTCGATCCGACGCTCAACGTCCAGTGGTACAACCCGATCCTCTCCTACTATCTCCCGCAGCGATCCTTCGTCTTCGGTGCCGCGATGGTCATGGCGGTCCTGCTGCTGCTGACCCCTCCGCTCATGGCCACGCCGCTCCTCCGTTGGCGTGAAACCGTCTCCACGATCCGTTCGTCGTGGCGGCGGTGGACGCTGAAGAGCGAGGCGGTCGCCTTCCTCGTCGCCGGCGGGTTGACCGGGCTGCTGCCGCTCTTCCATGTGCACAGCCTGCTCGTGCTCGGCATCGTGACCGCCTGCTGGGCC is part of the Candidatus Dormiibacterota bacterium genome and harbors:
- a CDS encoding enoyl-CoA hydratase-related protein, which encodes MSDVLLSSRDGAVLTLTINRPEALNALNRETTQALRTAIDAAGRNAEVGAIILTGAGRAFCAGADLKDVSARYEAGDSDLGADLRTNYTPMIRAIRACPKPVIAALNGTAAGAGLSLALACDLRLAATGTQLIVVFVRVGLVPDAGSLFFLTRMLGLSKATELAITGDPLSADDAHRLGLVAAVVPPDQLMAAAMERASKLAAGPRQTYALIKRGMERAIQLDLEQTLELESQLQALAAKTPDASEAIRAFLEKRKPVFGR
- a CDS encoding DUF5658 family protein codes for the protein MIGEARASVTRRVKAIGGKDVSTGKKAFILIGFCTAQLLDVTTTHIGLSQGRQELNGVAAWIIQNNGEVAVYALKLSLVAGLVAFLLMFGRRRAGIWNAYLVAAWITTFAVVNNLYRILS
- the moeB gene encoding molybdopterin-synthase adenylyltransferase MoeB, with translation MAERSLTPEQRLRYARHLALAEVGPEGQQRLLRSRVLIVGVGALGSPVALYLAASGVGTIGLADHDHVRLSNLQRQIIHSMEGLNRSKVAGAARAVSALNPDVKVETVEETVDEHNAMELLGRYDVIVDGTDSFRARYLLSDAAYLLRKSLVHGSIFRIEGQVTVFVPGHGCYRCLYPEPPPAGAIEESEDVGVFAALPGLIGTIQAAETIKLITGVGDGLVNRVLLHDTMAMTFREVRYRRNRACPVCGDRPTVQSLVDYDAFVGVEARS
- a CDS encoding MgtC/SapB family protein; the protein is MPTAFDLMLRLLVALVLGAIVGLERERQERAAGLRTVTMVSMGSALFTIVGAYGFSQTDPSRVAAQIVTGIGFLGAGTIFLRKDLVRGLTTAATIWAVAAIGMAAGTAQYLIAFFTTLLILAVLMVLKPIERRFFKRPSEAQVTLIVPRGEGEIEKVRAALAVIGSFPMSIRIHELNETDDRLEIDVGLPHNRTTAELLRQLRTVEGARQIFISRELIEDRVRAGN
- a CDS encoding NAD-dependent epimerase/dehydratase family protein, which encodes MKVLITGGAGFIGQRTGELLLKQGHQVTVLDNLSPPAHDGPPALPAGMELVEGDIRKREDWVKALKENEVVLHLADHHDYLPSFSKLFHVNAVGTAILFELLLEGKTSVRRVVLGSSMAVYGEGKYRCGKDGDVYPQPRRLDALERGIWDPPCPICGGAITPMVTDESVARPTSAYGLSKLAQEEMVRLLGETHGIEWIILRYGAVQGRAQPFQNAYYGALRIFALRLAHDQPPQLLEDGHQLRDFVDVDDVARANLAALAGLPPGAYNVASGRAHTVMDLARILLRVAERDVAPETPGRYRVGDARHSVPDVSRMKAAGWEAQSGLEAMAREYWQWLLAQPNLDTHYEGADHLMERTGTVRVAR
- a CDS encoding HesA/MoeB/ThiF family protein; this encodes MTDARHHRQRIMTEVGDAGQRRLARAAVAIVGMGGLGAPVALYLAAAGVGRLGLVDDQEVELSNLNRQIIFEECDVGRPKVEAAADRLLLLDAGLRVDARRENVRSSNVAELFAEYDLVIDGTDAFETKFLLNDAAVLKRKPLVHGAVLRWGGQVTTILPDAPCLRCLFFEPPEPGDVQTCEEAGILGAATGVVGSVQAEEALKVVLGVGSPLSGRIFQHDGLLGETRTTAFPRDPDCPVCSSRARIRDLARYEEQVSPRGHVLV
- a CDS encoding enoyl-CoA hydratase-related protein, which codes for MSYEFVLTEVDGAVGVVTIHRPQVRNALNHQTIAELVDALESFDRDDAIRCMVLTGDDRAFAAGADIGQMAEASAIDVLRDDNFARWARFRAIHKPVIAAVGGYALGGGCELALMCDLVVASETAQFGQPEVKIGIIPGAGGTQRWARTAGKVRAMEAVLTGEPVRAVDAERMGLVNRVVLAGAQLAEAKRLAQMIATRPPLAVRLGKEAVNHAMEVGLAPGLEFERKLFYLLFASEDKREGMKAFLEKRPGQFTGR
- a CDS encoding Rrf2 family transcriptional regulator; amino-acid sequence: MKTEYGVRAVLELASHAGRGALQSSEIARRQGIPGPFLDQVLMILRRAGFVTSTRGPHGGHELARPPEEIRLDHVIDCLEGNGSKSRQPDGAPTGDSRVLGHVTEQAEHAAREVFAAHTLADCLRLRRLEPRVFHGIFHAVPAKPKDA
- a CDS encoding S-methyl-5'-thioadenosine phosphorylase translates to MSASAEVGVFGGSGFYEWFAGAEQVVLDTPYGPPSAPIAVAEVGGRRVAFLPRHGKKHTIPAPFVNYRANVWAMHELGVRRIIGPSAVGSLQPELHPGDLVICDQFIDRTTGRSDTYYLGPAVVHISAADPYCPELRALAGRVAREQSLRFRPAGTVVVVQGPRFSTRAESRWYSRMGWDIVGMTQYPEVILARELEICYLNLSLVTDYDAGVEGAPEVAAVQAHDVMRVLAANIARVRDLLATLIPMIPTTPSCGCQRSLEAARM
- a CDS encoding phospholipid carrier-dependent glycosyltransferase; translation: MRQSRSAWWRLDRRDLYWLIALTLAAGILRFGSPIFLDVFAHPGSSAPISAWGIGHNYQNPSLPGLGKPDAIAPDSPFIFDELYFANDAQKDLLGRDYFDPEPPLAKLIIALGIKLFGFNSFGWRFMPALFGTALIPVMYLLARQLLTVRFFAVAAGVLTAFDGMTFVESRTAVIDIIPITLVVLAYLLFHLHLNADSVARRRWMIVLTGITLGLALGAKWTTLAAYGTIIVILAIRLILRWTRYDSATGGIALLSLALLPAIFYGLSFIRYLTITHGITNLPQPALSFVPFHFNPGAAWTELREWHWQTWHYHLTLTAPHIFYSPWWSWPLDFRPVVYYYTGTGLGVDQASGSTLVAEIFNLGNPLIWWAATFALVGIAVGLPALIRDHRSRHGLVSTDMAPRDGAGPVDQRLYLSIFVLIAFLAAWLPFSRVPRGLFLYHMLGGLPAMFLALALALTYLRSLRGHLPGLAVRINGALPAYAYLLMVIGFFLYFYPLWTGLPLTTDALNSHVWFALVKPLPNWCLCYWTSPG